One part of the Helicoverpa armigera isolate CAAS_96S chromosome 3, ASM3070526v1, whole genome shotgun sequence genome encodes these proteins:
- the LOC110380763 gene encoding rho GTPase-activating protein conundrum isoform X5, whose product MLKLESPEVRMALPLPARAPDPTALAAYWAEYEDLCRQICAEDDDNHYEEGELETEWLQAAGLGSLAAPFQAGLEVTEAQLGEAVRPLPREQAAAVRRRVRRLNRTVRRKRAASRARKPDIRDVFRDLENSSGSEPRSRSATPDSLDSLPSGGSGSPPAEWADAATPPDFVDSYPSTGTHAPLARTPSAPAAGRRVRLSPPAEPHSPPLPMHELFKPNDLHWADIASNTEGIELLGYQRYGTVQGPRIGKERINGSILKDNDPFINKHAAVSRAKSAASAQQPLSFEHKFNLDRQMLAHEEDWPEEDSTVDIESIGEPQLKRLPPLLWLELTALFDRYSLPFQKRKSPKKKRKEEGSVFGVSLETLVRKDMILWEETWSCAPAVVRALSAALQRRTNDEGLLRVPGNKQKIEALCQLIERQWYSDRATVEAALSRASSHDLAAVFKRLLRALPTPPLTQELMRLFYHTYALTGTTQGRALNLLVLLLPAEQRATLRELLRLVREIVARQDTNKMTEHNVAMIIAPTLFPPSLLIKQSDSLETQLATAANSCHVTEALMRWCDQLWVVPASLLAAASRKPPPHRRNHHT is encoded by the exons AAGGCGAACTGGAAACCGAATGGCTTCAAGCGGCAGGCCTCGGGTCCCTGGCGGCTCCGTTCCAAGCAGGTCTGGAGGTCACAGAGGCCCAGCTGGGTGAAGCAGTCAGACCTTTGCCCAGGGAACAGGCGGCTGCAGTGCGCAGGCGTGTTAGAAGACTAAACAGAACTGTGAGGAGGAAGCGAGCCGCTTCCCGAGCGAGGAAACCAGACATCAGAGATGTGTTTAGGGATTTGGAG aaCTCAAGTGGTAGTGAACCGCGGTCGCGCAGTGCGACTCCCGACTCATTGGATTCTCTGCCGAGCGGCGGCTCCGGCAGCCCGCCTGCCGAGTGGGCAGACGCCGCCACACCGCCGGACTTCGT CGACAGTTACCCTTCTACCGGCACCCACGCGCCGCTAGCGCGGACACCGTCGGCGCCGGCGGCGGGGCGGCGCGTGCGCCTGTCGCCGCCCGCCGAGCCGCACTCGCCGCCGCTGCCCATGCACGAACTCTTCAAGCCTAATGACTTGCATTGGGCCGATATTGCTAGTAATACCG AGGGTATCGAGCTCCTAGGATATCAAAGATACGGCACAGTCCAGGGACCGAGGATAGGAAAAGAACGAATCAATGGATCCATACTCAAAGACAACGATCCATTCAT AAACAAACACGCGGCAGTGTCCCGCGCGAAGAGCGCCGCGTCAGCTCAGCAGCCACTCAGCTTCGAACACAAGTTCAATCTCGACAGGCAGATGCTCGCTCATGAGGAG GATTGGCCAGAAGAAGACAGCACAGTGGACATCGAAAGCATCGGCGAGCCGCAACTGAAGCGGCTTCCGCCTCTCCTGTGGCTCGAGCTGACCGCACTCTTCGACCGCTACTCACTGCCTTTCCAGAAGAGGAAATCGCCCAAGAAGAAGAGGAAAGAAG AAGGTTCAGTATTCGGCGTGTCGCTGGAGACGCTGGTGCGCAAAGACATGATCCTGTGGGAGGAGACGTGGAGCTGTGCCCCCGCCGTGGTGCGGGCGCTGTCGGCTGCATTACAGCGACGCACTAACGATGAGGGGCTGCTCAGAGTGCCCGGGAATAAGCAGAAG ATCGAAGCTCTCTGCCAGCTAATAGAGCGGCAGTGGTACTCGGACCGCGCTACCGTGGAGGCAGCTCTCTCCCGCGCCAGCTCGCACGACCTGGCCGCCGTGTTcaagcgcctgctgcgggcgctgcCCACGCCGCCGCTCACGCAGGAACTCATGAGGCTGTTCTATCATACTTATG CTCTAACCGGCACAACACAAGGGCGAGCCCTGAACCTGCTGGTGCTACTGCTACCAGCAGAACAACGCGCCACGCTGCGGGAACTGCTGCGGCTGGTCAGGGAGATCGTCGCCAGGCAGGACACCAACAAGATGACAGAGCACAATGTGGCTATGATTATAGCGCCTACACTCTTCCCGCCCAG TCTCCTGATCAAACAATCAGACAGCCTCGAAACTCAGCTAGCGACGGCAGCCAACAGCTGCCACGTGACTGAAGCCCTGATGCGCTGGTGTGACCAGCTGTGGGTAGTCCCCGCCTCCCTGCTGGCCGCCGCCAGTCGCAAGCCGCCCCCGCACCGGAGGAACCACCACACCTGA
- the LOC110380763 gene encoding rho GTPase-activating protein conundrum isoform X6 — MALPLPARAPDPTALAAYWAEYEDLCRQICAEDDDNHYEEGELETEWLQAAGLGSLAAPFQAGLEVTEAQLGEAVRPLPREQAAAVRRRVRRLNRTVRRKRAASRARKPDIRDVFRDLENSSGSEPRSRSATPDSLDSLPSGGSGSPPAEWADAATPPDFVDSYPSTGTHAPLARTPSAPAAGRRVRLSPPAEPHSPPLPMHELFKPNDLHWADIASNTEGIELLGYQRYGTVQGPRIGKERINGSILKDNDPFINKHAAVSRAKSAASAQQPLSFEHKFNLDRQMLAHEEDWPEEDSTVDIESIGEPQLKRLPPLLWLELTALFDRYSLPFQKRKSPKKKRKEEGSVFGVSLETLVRKDMILWEETWSCAPAVVRALSAALQRRTNDEGLLRVPGNKQKIEALCQLIERQWYSDRATVEAALSRASSHDLAAVFKRLLRALPTPPLTQELMRLFYHTYALTGTTQGRALNLLVLLLPAEQRATLRELLRLVREIVARQDTNKMTEHNVAMIIAPTLFPPSLLIKQSDSLETQLATAANSCHVTEALMRWCDQLWVVPASLLAAASRKPPPHRRNHHT, encoded by the exons AAGGCGAACTGGAAACCGAATGGCTTCAAGCGGCAGGCCTCGGGTCCCTGGCGGCTCCGTTCCAAGCAGGTCTGGAGGTCACAGAGGCCCAGCTGGGTGAAGCAGTCAGACCTTTGCCCAGGGAACAGGCGGCTGCAGTGCGCAGGCGTGTTAGAAGACTAAACAGAACTGTGAGGAGGAAGCGAGCCGCTTCCCGAGCGAGGAAACCAGACATCAGAGATGTGTTTAGGGATTTGGAG aaCTCAAGTGGTAGTGAACCGCGGTCGCGCAGTGCGACTCCCGACTCATTGGATTCTCTGCCGAGCGGCGGCTCCGGCAGCCCGCCTGCCGAGTGGGCAGACGCCGCCACACCGCCGGACTTCGT CGACAGTTACCCTTCTACCGGCACCCACGCGCCGCTAGCGCGGACACCGTCGGCGCCGGCGGCGGGGCGGCGCGTGCGCCTGTCGCCGCCCGCCGAGCCGCACTCGCCGCCGCTGCCCATGCACGAACTCTTCAAGCCTAATGACTTGCATTGGGCCGATATTGCTAGTAATACCG AGGGTATCGAGCTCCTAGGATATCAAAGATACGGCACAGTCCAGGGACCGAGGATAGGAAAAGAACGAATCAATGGATCCATACTCAAAGACAACGATCCATTCAT AAACAAACACGCGGCAGTGTCCCGCGCGAAGAGCGCCGCGTCAGCTCAGCAGCCACTCAGCTTCGAACACAAGTTCAATCTCGACAGGCAGATGCTCGCTCATGAGGAG GATTGGCCAGAAGAAGACAGCACAGTGGACATCGAAAGCATCGGCGAGCCGCAACTGAAGCGGCTTCCGCCTCTCCTGTGGCTCGAGCTGACCGCACTCTTCGACCGCTACTCACTGCCTTTCCAGAAGAGGAAATCGCCCAAGAAGAAGAGGAAAGAAG AAGGTTCAGTATTCGGCGTGTCGCTGGAGACGCTGGTGCGCAAAGACATGATCCTGTGGGAGGAGACGTGGAGCTGTGCCCCCGCCGTGGTGCGGGCGCTGTCGGCTGCATTACAGCGACGCACTAACGATGAGGGGCTGCTCAGAGTGCCCGGGAATAAGCAGAAG ATCGAAGCTCTCTGCCAGCTAATAGAGCGGCAGTGGTACTCGGACCGCGCTACCGTGGAGGCAGCTCTCTCCCGCGCCAGCTCGCACGACCTGGCCGCCGTGTTcaagcgcctgctgcgggcgctgcCCACGCCGCCGCTCACGCAGGAACTCATGAGGCTGTTCTATCATACTTATG CTCTAACCGGCACAACACAAGGGCGAGCCCTGAACCTGCTGGTGCTACTGCTACCAGCAGAACAACGCGCCACGCTGCGGGAACTGCTGCGGCTGGTCAGGGAGATCGTCGCCAGGCAGGACACCAACAAGATGACAGAGCACAATGTGGCTATGATTATAGCGCCTACACTCTTCCCGCCCAG TCTCCTGATCAAACAATCAGACAGCCTCGAAACTCAGCTAGCGACGGCAGCCAACAGCTGCCACGTGACTGAAGCCCTGATGCGCTGGTGTGACCAGCTGTGGGTAGTCCCCGCCTCCCTGCTGGCCGCCGCCAGTCGCAAGCCGCCCCCGCACCGGAGGAACCACCACACCTGA
- the LOC110380763 gene encoding rho GTPase-activating protein conundrum isoform X8 translates to MQLINAYLLLLKGELETEWLQAAGLGSLAAPFQAGLEVTEAQLGEAVRPLPREQAAAVRRRVRRLNRTVRRKRAASRARKPDIRDVFRDLENSSGSEPRSRSATPDSLDSLPSGGSGSPPAEWADAATPPDFVDSYPSTGTHAPLARTPSAPAAGRRVRLSPPAEPHSPPLPMHELFKPNDLHWADIASNTEGIELLGYQRYGTVQGPRIGKERINGSILKDNDPFINKHAAVSRAKSAASAQQPLSFEHKFNLDRQMLAHEEDWPEEDSTVDIESIGEPQLKRLPPLLWLELTALFDRYSLPFQKRKSPKKKRKEEGSVFGVSLETLVRKDMILWEETWSCAPAVVRALSAALQRRTNDEGLLRVPGNKQKIEALCQLIERQWYSDRATVEAALSRASSHDLAAVFKRLLRALPTPPLTQELMRLFYHTYALTGTTQGRALNLLVLLLPAEQRATLRELLRLVREIVARQDTNKMTEHNVAMIIAPTLFPPSLLIKQSDSLETQLATAANSCHVTEALMRWCDQLWVVPASLLAAASRKPPPHRRNHHT, encoded by the exons ATGCAGCTGATCAATGCATATCTTCTTCTATTAA AAGGCGAACTGGAAACCGAATGGCTTCAAGCGGCAGGCCTCGGGTCCCTGGCGGCTCCGTTCCAAGCAGGTCTGGAGGTCACAGAGGCCCAGCTGGGTGAAGCAGTCAGACCTTTGCCCAGGGAACAGGCGGCTGCAGTGCGCAGGCGTGTTAGAAGACTAAACAGAACTGTGAGGAGGAAGCGAGCCGCTTCCCGAGCGAGGAAACCAGACATCAGAGATGTGTTTAGGGATTTGGAG aaCTCAAGTGGTAGTGAACCGCGGTCGCGCAGTGCGACTCCCGACTCATTGGATTCTCTGCCGAGCGGCGGCTCCGGCAGCCCGCCTGCCGAGTGGGCAGACGCCGCCACACCGCCGGACTTCGT CGACAGTTACCCTTCTACCGGCACCCACGCGCCGCTAGCGCGGACACCGTCGGCGCCGGCGGCGGGGCGGCGCGTGCGCCTGTCGCCGCCCGCCGAGCCGCACTCGCCGCCGCTGCCCATGCACGAACTCTTCAAGCCTAATGACTTGCATTGGGCCGATATTGCTAGTAATACCG AGGGTATCGAGCTCCTAGGATATCAAAGATACGGCACAGTCCAGGGACCGAGGATAGGAAAAGAACGAATCAATGGATCCATACTCAAAGACAACGATCCATTCAT AAACAAACACGCGGCAGTGTCCCGCGCGAAGAGCGCCGCGTCAGCTCAGCAGCCACTCAGCTTCGAACACAAGTTCAATCTCGACAGGCAGATGCTCGCTCATGAGGAG GATTGGCCAGAAGAAGACAGCACAGTGGACATCGAAAGCATCGGCGAGCCGCAACTGAAGCGGCTTCCGCCTCTCCTGTGGCTCGAGCTGACCGCACTCTTCGACCGCTACTCACTGCCTTTCCAGAAGAGGAAATCGCCCAAGAAGAAGAGGAAAGAAG AAGGTTCAGTATTCGGCGTGTCGCTGGAGACGCTGGTGCGCAAAGACATGATCCTGTGGGAGGAGACGTGGAGCTGTGCCCCCGCCGTGGTGCGGGCGCTGTCGGCTGCATTACAGCGACGCACTAACGATGAGGGGCTGCTCAGAGTGCCCGGGAATAAGCAGAAG ATCGAAGCTCTCTGCCAGCTAATAGAGCGGCAGTGGTACTCGGACCGCGCTACCGTGGAGGCAGCTCTCTCCCGCGCCAGCTCGCACGACCTGGCCGCCGTGTTcaagcgcctgctgcgggcgctgcCCACGCCGCCGCTCACGCAGGAACTCATGAGGCTGTTCTATCATACTTATG CTCTAACCGGCACAACACAAGGGCGAGCCCTGAACCTGCTGGTGCTACTGCTACCAGCAGAACAACGCGCCACGCTGCGGGAACTGCTGCGGCTGGTCAGGGAGATCGTCGCCAGGCAGGACACCAACAAGATGACAGAGCACAATGTGGCTATGATTATAGCGCCTACACTCTTCCCGCCCAG TCTCCTGATCAAACAATCAGACAGCCTCGAAACTCAGCTAGCGACGGCAGCCAACAGCTGCCACGTGACTGAAGCCCTGATGCGCTGGTGTGACCAGCTGTGGGTAGTCCCCGCCTCCCTGCTGGCCGCCGCCAGTCGCAAGCCGCCCCCGCACCGGAGGAACCACCACACCTGA
- the LOC110380763 gene encoding rho GTPase-activating protein conundrum isoform X4: MVVLLGFKRRILYDFGGREGELETEWLQAAGLGSLAAPFQAGLEVTEAQLGEAVRPLPREQAAAVRRRVRRLNRTVRRKRAASRARKPDIRDVFRDLENSSGSEPRSRSATPDSLDSLPSGGSGSPPAEWADAATPPDFVDSYPSTGTHAPLARTPSAPAAGRRVRLSPPAEPHSPPLPMHELFKPNDLHWADIASNTEGIELLGYQRYGTVQGPRIGKERINGSILKDNDPFINKHAAVSRAKSAASAQQPLSFEHKFNLDRQMLAHEEDWPEEDSTVDIESIGEPQLKRLPPLLWLELTALFDRYSLPFQKRKSPKKKRKEEGSVFGVSLETLVRKDMILWEETWSCAPAVVRALSAALQRRTNDEGLLRVPGNKQKIEALCQLIERQWYSDRATVEAALSRASSHDLAAVFKRLLRALPTPPLTQELMRLFYHTYALTGTTQGRALNLLVLLLPAEQRATLRELLRLVREIVARQDTNKMTEHNVAMIIAPTLFPPSLLIKQSDSLETQLATAANSCHVTEALMRWCDQLWVVPASLLAAASRKPPPHRRNHHT, translated from the exons ATGGTTGTGTTGCTAGGATTTAAGCGAAGGATTTTGTACGATTTCGGTGGTCGTG AAGGCGAACTGGAAACCGAATGGCTTCAAGCGGCAGGCCTCGGGTCCCTGGCGGCTCCGTTCCAAGCAGGTCTGGAGGTCACAGAGGCCCAGCTGGGTGAAGCAGTCAGACCTTTGCCCAGGGAACAGGCGGCTGCAGTGCGCAGGCGTGTTAGAAGACTAAACAGAACTGTGAGGAGGAAGCGAGCCGCTTCCCGAGCGAGGAAACCAGACATCAGAGATGTGTTTAGGGATTTGGAG aaCTCAAGTGGTAGTGAACCGCGGTCGCGCAGTGCGACTCCCGACTCATTGGATTCTCTGCCGAGCGGCGGCTCCGGCAGCCCGCCTGCCGAGTGGGCAGACGCCGCCACACCGCCGGACTTCGT CGACAGTTACCCTTCTACCGGCACCCACGCGCCGCTAGCGCGGACACCGTCGGCGCCGGCGGCGGGGCGGCGCGTGCGCCTGTCGCCGCCCGCCGAGCCGCACTCGCCGCCGCTGCCCATGCACGAACTCTTCAAGCCTAATGACTTGCATTGGGCCGATATTGCTAGTAATACCG AGGGTATCGAGCTCCTAGGATATCAAAGATACGGCACAGTCCAGGGACCGAGGATAGGAAAAGAACGAATCAATGGATCCATACTCAAAGACAACGATCCATTCAT AAACAAACACGCGGCAGTGTCCCGCGCGAAGAGCGCCGCGTCAGCTCAGCAGCCACTCAGCTTCGAACACAAGTTCAATCTCGACAGGCAGATGCTCGCTCATGAGGAG GATTGGCCAGAAGAAGACAGCACAGTGGACATCGAAAGCATCGGCGAGCCGCAACTGAAGCGGCTTCCGCCTCTCCTGTGGCTCGAGCTGACCGCACTCTTCGACCGCTACTCACTGCCTTTCCAGAAGAGGAAATCGCCCAAGAAGAAGAGGAAAGAAG AAGGTTCAGTATTCGGCGTGTCGCTGGAGACGCTGGTGCGCAAAGACATGATCCTGTGGGAGGAGACGTGGAGCTGTGCCCCCGCCGTGGTGCGGGCGCTGTCGGCTGCATTACAGCGACGCACTAACGATGAGGGGCTGCTCAGAGTGCCCGGGAATAAGCAGAAG ATCGAAGCTCTCTGCCAGCTAATAGAGCGGCAGTGGTACTCGGACCGCGCTACCGTGGAGGCAGCTCTCTCCCGCGCCAGCTCGCACGACCTGGCCGCCGTGTTcaagcgcctgctgcgggcgctgcCCACGCCGCCGCTCACGCAGGAACTCATGAGGCTGTTCTATCATACTTATG CTCTAACCGGCACAACACAAGGGCGAGCCCTGAACCTGCTGGTGCTACTGCTACCAGCAGAACAACGCGCCACGCTGCGGGAACTGCTGCGGCTGGTCAGGGAGATCGTCGCCAGGCAGGACACCAACAAGATGACAGAGCACAATGTGGCTATGATTATAGCGCCTACACTCTTCCCGCCCAG TCTCCTGATCAAACAATCAGACAGCCTCGAAACTCAGCTAGCGACGGCAGCCAACAGCTGCCACGTGACTGAAGCCCTGATGCGCTGGTGTGACCAGCTGTGGGTAGTCCCCGCCTCCCTGCTGGCCGCCGCCAGTCGCAAGCCGCCCCCGCACCGGAGGAACCACCACACCTGA
- the LOC110380763 gene encoding rho GTPase-activating protein conundrum isoform X7, with amino-acid sequence MCVMGALCRFQAKYVIEGELETEWLQAAGLGSLAAPFQAGLEVTEAQLGEAVRPLPREQAAAVRRRVRRLNRTVRRKRAASRARKPDIRDVFRDLENSSGSEPRSRSATPDSLDSLPSGGSGSPPAEWADAATPPDFVDSYPSTGTHAPLARTPSAPAAGRRVRLSPPAEPHSPPLPMHELFKPNDLHWADIASNTEGIELLGYQRYGTVQGPRIGKERINGSILKDNDPFINKHAAVSRAKSAASAQQPLSFEHKFNLDRQMLAHEEDWPEEDSTVDIESIGEPQLKRLPPLLWLELTALFDRYSLPFQKRKSPKKKRKEEGSVFGVSLETLVRKDMILWEETWSCAPAVVRALSAALQRRTNDEGLLRVPGNKQKIEALCQLIERQWYSDRATVEAALSRASSHDLAAVFKRLLRALPTPPLTQELMRLFYHTYALTGTTQGRALNLLVLLLPAEQRATLRELLRLVREIVARQDTNKMTEHNVAMIIAPTLFPPSLLIKQSDSLETQLATAANSCHVTEALMRWCDQLWVVPASLLAAASRKPPPHRRNHHT; translated from the exons ATGTGTGTTATGGGCGCATTATGTCGGTTTCAAGCCAAATATGTGATAG AAGGCGAACTGGAAACCGAATGGCTTCAAGCGGCAGGCCTCGGGTCCCTGGCGGCTCCGTTCCAAGCAGGTCTGGAGGTCACAGAGGCCCAGCTGGGTGAAGCAGTCAGACCTTTGCCCAGGGAACAGGCGGCTGCAGTGCGCAGGCGTGTTAGAAGACTAAACAGAACTGTGAGGAGGAAGCGAGCCGCTTCCCGAGCGAGGAAACCAGACATCAGAGATGTGTTTAGGGATTTGGAG aaCTCAAGTGGTAGTGAACCGCGGTCGCGCAGTGCGACTCCCGACTCATTGGATTCTCTGCCGAGCGGCGGCTCCGGCAGCCCGCCTGCCGAGTGGGCAGACGCCGCCACACCGCCGGACTTCGT CGACAGTTACCCTTCTACCGGCACCCACGCGCCGCTAGCGCGGACACCGTCGGCGCCGGCGGCGGGGCGGCGCGTGCGCCTGTCGCCGCCCGCCGAGCCGCACTCGCCGCCGCTGCCCATGCACGAACTCTTCAAGCCTAATGACTTGCATTGGGCCGATATTGCTAGTAATACCG AGGGTATCGAGCTCCTAGGATATCAAAGATACGGCACAGTCCAGGGACCGAGGATAGGAAAAGAACGAATCAATGGATCCATACTCAAAGACAACGATCCATTCAT AAACAAACACGCGGCAGTGTCCCGCGCGAAGAGCGCCGCGTCAGCTCAGCAGCCACTCAGCTTCGAACACAAGTTCAATCTCGACAGGCAGATGCTCGCTCATGAGGAG GATTGGCCAGAAGAAGACAGCACAGTGGACATCGAAAGCATCGGCGAGCCGCAACTGAAGCGGCTTCCGCCTCTCCTGTGGCTCGAGCTGACCGCACTCTTCGACCGCTACTCACTGCCTTTCCAGAAGAGGAAATCGCCCAAGAAGAAGAGGAAAGAAG AAGGTTCAGTATTCGGCGTGTCGCTGGAGACGCTGGTGCGCAAAGACATGATCCTGTGGGAGGAGACGTGGAGCTGTGCCCCCGCCGTGGTGCGGGCGCTGTCGGCTGCATTACAGCGACGCACTAACGATGAGGGGCTGCTCAGAGTGCCCGGGAATAAGCAGAAG ATCGAAGCTCTCTGCCAGCTAATAGAGCGGCAGTGGTACTCGGACCGCGCTACCGTGGAGGCAGCTCTCTCCCGCGCCAGCTCGCACGACCTGGCCGCCGTGTTcaagcgcctgctgcgggcgctgcCCACGCCGCCGCTCACGCAGGAACTCATGAGGCTGTTCTATCATACTTATG CTCTAACCGGCACAACACAAGGGCGAGCCCTGAACCTGCTGGTGCTACTGCTACCAGCAGAACAACGCGCCACGCTGCGGGAACTGCTGCGGCTGGTCAGGGAGATCGTCGCCAGGCAGGACACCAACAAGATGACAGAGCACAATGTGGCTATGATTATAGCGCCTACACTCTTCCCGCCCAG TCTCCTGATCAAACAATCAGACAGCCTCGAAACTCAGCTAGCGACGGCAGCCAACAGCTGCCACGTGACTGAAGCCCTGATGCGCTGGTGTGACCAGCTGTGGGTAGTCCCCGCCTCCCTGCTGGCCGCCGCCAGTCGCAAGCCGCCCCCGCACCGGAGGAACCACCACACCTGA